TCGTTGGCCAGCCGGTCGGCGTGCGCGTTCTCCGCGCGCGGCACCCAGCTGAAGCGCACCCGCTCGAACCCGGCCACCAGCTCGCGCGCCTCGGCGGCCAGCGGCTGCAGGTTCGCGTGCTTGACCTTCCAGCGGCCCGCCATCTGCTCGATGACCAGCTTGGAGTCCATCCGCACGTCGACCTCGACGGCGCCCAGCTCGGCGGCCGCCCGCAGCCCGGCGATCAACCCCTGGTACTCGGCGACGTTGTTGGTGGTCTCGCCCAGCCCGATCGAGCGCTCCGCCAGCACCGCACCGGAGGCGGCGTCGCGCACCACCGCGCCGCAGCCCGCGGGACCGGGGTTGCCGCGCGCCCCGCCGTCCGCCTCGACCAGGACGGCCGAGCTCACCGGTTCTCCCCGGTGCGCACCAGGATGGCGCCGCACTCCTCGCAGCGGACCACGTCGTCGGCGGCCGCGTCACGGACCTCGATCAGCGCGGTGCGGTCCAGCTCGATCCGGCACGCGCCGCACCGCGAGCCCTGCAGCAGCCCGGCGGCGATGCCGCCCTTGGCGCGGATGCGCTCGTACAGCGCGACGAGACCCTCCGGCAGCTCCGCGACGATCCGGTCCCGCTCGCCCTGGGTCCGGGTGTGCGCCACCTCCAGGTCGGCCAGGGCCTGGTCACGGCGCTCCTGCACCTCGGCCAGCCGCCGCTCGGCCTCGCTCAGCGCCTCGCGGGACTTGGTCACGTTCATCTCGAGCGCTTCGCGCTGCTCCATGACCTCGAGCTGCTCGTCCTCGAGGATGCCCTGGCGCCGCGCCAGCGTCTCCAGCTCGTGCTCCAGGTCCTCCAGCTGCTTGGCCGAGGCGCCCGAGGCCATCAGGTCGCGGTCCCGCTGCTCGCGCTTGCGCACCTGCTCGACCTCGTTCTCCAGGCGCTTGATCTCGCGCTCGATGTCGTTGAACGCGGTCTCGGCCACCACGAGCTCGTCGCGCTTGGCCCGCACCTCCCGCTCGGCCTCGCCGATCTGTTCCAGCTCGGGCAGCGACCGCCGCCGGTGCTGGACGCGGTTGAGCTCCGCGTCCGCCTCCGCGAGGTCGAGCAGCCGTCGTTGCACAGCGGGGTCGGCTTTCACGCCAGCGCCCTCCCAGGGTCGGATGCCGCACCGGCGTGGAGCGTCCACGGGTCGGTCCGGCGGGTGGAAACGAGGACTTCGACTGTATCCGGCAGCGCGGCGGCGACGATGTCCGCGGCCTGCTGGCACCACGGCCACTCGCTGGCCCAGTGGGCCACGTCCACCAGCGCGGGCACCTCGGTGCCCGGCACGTCGGCCCGCGCGACGTGCTCGCCGGCCGGGTGGTGCCGCAGGTCAGCGGTGACGTAGGCGTCGACGCCGGCCGCCGCGGCGGTGGCCAGGAACGAGTCGCCGGCGCCGCCGCACACCGCCACGGTGCGGATCGGGCGCTCCGGCTCGCCCGCGCCGCGCACGCCCCACGCCGTGGTGGGCAGGCTCTGCGCCACGCGCGCGACGAAGTCGCGGAACGGTTCGGCCTCGGGCAGCTCGCCGATGCGCCCCAACCCGGTGCTGGCGCCCTCGGCGTGCGGGGCCAGCGGGCGGTCCACGGTCAGGCCGAGCGCCCCGGCCAGTGCGTCCGACACTCCCGGCACGGCGCTGTCGGCGTTGGTGTGCGCGCAGTACAGGCCGATGCCGGAGCGGATCAACCGGTGCACGACACGGCCCTTGGGGTCGTCGGCGGGCACGCCGTGCACGCCGCGCAGCAGCAGCGGGTGGTGCGAGACCAGCAGCTGCGCCCCGAAGTCGACCGCTTCGTCCACTGTGGCCTCGACCGGGTCCACGCAGAACAGCACCCGCTGCACCAGCGCCTCCGGGTCGCCGCACACCAGGCCGACCGCGTCCCAGCTCTCCGCCAGGTCGGTCGGGTAGGCCGCCTCCAAGGCCTCGACCACATCCCGAATCCGAACCGCCACCGGTTCACCCCCGTCCCAGAACGTCACGAAAGGCCTTGACCAGCAAGGCGTTGTGCTCCGGGTCGCGCACCGCGACCCGGAGGTGGTCGGCGCCGAGGCCGGGGAAGGTGTCGCCGCGCCGCACGGCCACCCCCCGCTCCCGCAGCTCCGCCCGCACCCGCTCGCCCCCGTCGACCCGCAGCAGCAGGAACGGCGCCCGCGCGGGCAGCACGACCTCCACGCCCGGGAGCGCGGTCAGCTCGGCCACCAGCCCGTCCCGGTGCGCGGTGAACTCGGCCGCAGCCCGCTCCGACTCGGCCAGCGCGCCCGGCTCGCAGCAGGCGCGCACCGCCTCCAGCACCAGCGAGCCGATCGGCCAGTGCGGGCGGGTGCGGGCGAGCCGGGCCAGCAGCTCCGGCGTGCCCAGGGCGTACCCGGCGCGCAGTCCCGGCAGGCCCCACATCTTGGTGAGGCTGCGCAGCACCAGCAGCCCCGGGTCGCGGCGACCGGCCAGCGACTCCGGCTCGCCCGGCACGGTGTCGGCGAAGGCCTCGTCGACGACCACGACCCGGCCCGGCCGCAGCAGCCGCTCGACCTCCGCGGCCGGGTGCAGGACCGACGTGGGGTTGGTCGGGTTGCCCAGCACCACCAGGTCCGCCTGCTCCGGCACGGCCTCGGCGTCGAGCCGGTAGCCGTCGGCGGGGTCCAGCTGCACCCGGGTCACCGCCACCCCGGCGGTGCGCAGCGCCACCTCCGGTTCGGTGAACGACGGGTGCACCAGCGCGGCCAGCCGGGGACGCAGCGACGGCAGCAGCGAGAAGCCCTCGGCAGCGCCCGCGAGCAGCAGCACCTCGTCGGCGTCCCGGCCGTGGCGGGCGGCGGCGGCCGCGCGGGCGGCCGCGTCGTCGGCGGCCGACGGGTAGCGGCCGAGGTCGTCCAGCGCCGCGGCGAGGCGCTGGCGCAGCCAGGCCGGCGGGCGGTCCAGCCGGACGTTCACCGCGAAGTCGAGCAGCCCGCTCTCGGCATCCACGTCGCCGTGGTGGCGCAACGGGTCCTGGTCGTGCTCGCTGCTCATCGACGGGAAGTCTAACCAGGACAGGATCTGCGCCGTCGGGGCGAGCGCCCCCGGCGAGCACAGTGGTCACACCGCGGTGCCGCGCTCGGCGGCGCGCCGCCGAGCGGCACGTATCCTCGGCAGACGTGCACATCTCCTTCATCTGCTCCGGCAACATCTGCCGGTCCCCGATGGCCGCCCTGGTGTTCCGCGAACGGCTGCGGCGGGAGGGCCTCGACGGGCAGGTCGAGGTCTCCAGCGCGGGGACCGGACCGTGGCACGTCGGCGAACCGGCCGACCCGCGGACCGCGAAGGTGCTGGCCGACAACGGCTACCCCACCGAGCACGTCGCCGCGCAGATCGACGACCACCACCTGGGCGCGGACCTGCTGCTGGCGATGGACGCCGGGCACCTGCGCGCGGTCCGCCGCCTCGTCGACGACCCGTCGAAGGTGCGGTTGATGCGCTCCTTCGACCCCGGGGCCGAGGAGGGGGCCGAGGTGCCGGACCCGTACTACGGCGGTCCGCGCGGCTTCGACGACGTGCTGGCGATGGTCGAGGCCGCGATGCCCGGCCTGGTCGACTGGGTCCGCGAGCGGGTGTGACCGCGGTGCGCGAGGAAGCCCGCTCGGCAGTGGCGTCCCTCACCTCCCGCGAACCGGTGGAGGTGCGGCAGCTCGGCGGTGGCGACACCGCGGCGGCGTTCGCGGTCCGCCTCGACGACGGTGCCGTGGTGTTCGCCAAGACGGCGCCGCCGTCGATGCCCGGCGCGATCGAGGCCGAAGCCGCCTCCCTGGCCTGGCTGGCCGAGCCCGGCACCGTCGCCGTGCCCGCGGTGCTCGGGCACTCCGACCGCTGGCTGGTCACCGAGCACGTCGAGGCCGCCGTGCCCACGGCGGCCGCCGCCGAGGAGCTCGGCCGGGGCCTCGCGCGGCTGCACGCGGCCGGGGCTCCCGCCTTCGGCGCCGCACCGCCGGGCGGCCCGGCGGACGCCTGGATCGGCCTGGCCCCGATGCGCAACGAGACGGCGGCGGACTGGCCGACGTTCTACGCCGAGCACCGCGTCGAGCCCTACCTGCGGCGGGCGGTGGACTCCGGGGCGCTCAGCGCGGCGGACGGCGCCGTGGTCTCGCAGGTCTGCGCCGACCTCGACCGGCTCGCCGGGCCCGTCGAACCGCCCGCCCGCCTGCACGGTGACCTGTGGAGCGGCAACGTGCACTGGGGCGCGGACCGGGCCTGGCTCATCGACCCGGCGGCGCACGGCGGCCACCGCGAGACCGACCTGGCGATGCTCCACCTGTTCGGGTGCCCGCACCTGGACCGCATCGTGGCCGCCTACCAGGAGGTCCACCCGCTGGCGGACGGCTGGCGCGACCGCATCGCCCTCCACCAGCTGTTCCCGCTGCTGGTGCACGCGGTGCTCTTCGGCGGCGGCTACGGCGCCCAGGCCGCCCGCGCGGCCCGCGCCGCCCTGCGCGCGGGCTGAGAGCCGGGTCACTCGCGTGGTGCGCTGCGCGCTGTGCGCAGCGGGTTCCGGACGCCTGCGGGGCACGGGGAGATCGACCCGACCGTGCACCGACGGTCACCGGGTGGTCACGCTCGACGGCGACGTGTAGTGTCCCTGGTGGTCGTTGTTTCTGGGTTCGTGCCCATCGCACTCTCGCAGATCGTGAAGCGGGCGAGCTGCTGCCCGGCGTAGCTGGAGCAGGCCGTCGTCGTGAATTCCCGCGGCCCGGGACCACCGCGCAGTGCGGTCGTCCCGCACCATCCTCAGCTACCGAAATGGAGATCACATGACCCAGGGAACCGTGAAGTGGTTCAACTCCGAGAAGGGCTTCGGCTTCATCGCGCCTGACGGCGGTGGTCCGGACGTGTTCGTGCACTACTCGGCCATCGACAGCGGCGGGTTCCGCACCCTCGAGGAGAACCAGCAGGTGACCTACGACGTCACCCAGGGCCCGAAGGGCCTGCAGGCCGCTTCCGTCCGCACGGTCTGACCCCACAGCGCTGGGTGTCCCGGTCCCACCGGGGCACCCGCGTCCCCCTCTCGAGAACTCCCCAGGCAGCGAGACGTCCATCCCTCGCGCCAGCCTGGTCTCCGCGGTCGAGCCGGACACCGGTTCCCGCACTTGCGGTCCGCAGCGCGACGCTCCGCACCCGAACCCCGTCACACACACCGGAGGCCCATGCGCGTCATCGTCCACAGTGGATCAACGAGCTCGGTCGCTCGACCCCTCGAGGCGGTGACCGCGTGAACCAGCACTCCCGGCACATCGCGCGGACGTTGTCCGAAGACGCCTGGCAGATCACCGACGCGCAGGGCCAGCACACCGCCCGCGTCACCGGCACCGAAGAGGACGCCGTGGCGCACGCGCACGACCAGCTCGCCCACTACGGCGGGGGTGACGTGCACGTCAGCGACGACTAGTCCCCGTGCGACAGCACGACCACGTCCGGAAAGGACTCCCATGAACCACAAGCACAACCGCCCCAGCACCCACCGGCAGCGTCCCGCGCAGGGCCAGCCGCGTCCCGCGGTGACCAGCCAGCACGCCGGCCACTGGGCTGCCCACGCCGCGACGTCACCGGTGACGCCGGTCGCGTTCCAAGAACCCGCCCGCCGCAGGGCCGCCGAGCCGCAGCGGCCCCGGGCGGACCGCAGCGACGAGACCATGCACCGGCTGCGGACCCCGTTCACCCCGGAACCGCACCGGTCGTGACCCCCGCCCCGGCAGGCTTCCCGGGCGGACGGCCTGACCTGGCCTGACGCCCGCGCGCGGGCGCGGCCGGAGCCGAAAACCGCAGGTCAGCGTCGCTCGGTTACGGTAGGGGTGTGCGTCTGAAGTTCTTGCTGCGACCCGGTTGGCTCGGCTTGATCGCGCTGGTCGCGGTCTTCACCACGCTGTGCTTCACCCTGCTCGCGCCCTGGCAGTTCAGCCGCAACGACGAGACGCAGGCGCGCAACGACGCCATCGCCGCGTCCCTCAACGCCCCGCCGCGCCCGCTGGCCGAGGTGCTGCCCGCCGGGCGAGCACCGGACCAGCGCACCGAGTGGTCGAAGGTGCTGCTGCACGGCCGGTACCTGCCCGAGGGCGAGACGCTCGGCTGGCAGCGCACCGTGCTCGGCGAACCCGCGTTCGAGGTGCTCACCCCGTTCCGGCTGGACGACGGCTCGACAGTGCTGGTGAACCGCGGGTACGTCCGGCCCGTGGAGGGCGTCCGCGCGCCGGCCTACGACGCGCCCCCGGCCGGTGAGGTGACGGTCACCGCCCGGGTCCGCGCCGACGAGACCGACAGCAAGCACCGTCCGCTGTTCGAGCACGACGGGCACCGCTGGGCGTACGCGATCAACTCCGAGACCATCTCCCAGGGCACCGGCCTCGACCTGCGGCCCGGCTACTTCGCGCTCGTCGAGGGCCAGCCCGGCGAGCTCGGCGCGCTGCCGCTGCCCCGCCTGGAGTCCGGACCGTACTTCTCCTACGCGCTGCAGTGGATCGCCTTCGGCATCATGGCGATCATCGCGGTCGCGTACCTGATCTACACGGAACTGCGCCCCGGCGCCCGCCCGGCCTGGCGCCAAGGCGAGGCAGGGACCGCAGGCGGCACGGACGAGCCGGTCCGCCGCAAGAAGAAGATGTCGGTGGCCGAAGCCATCGCCGAAGAAGAGCGCCGCGAACGCGAGGAAGCCGAGCGCCGCGAGCGCGAAGAGGCAGAGCGTCGCGAGCGCGAAGAGGCAGAGCGTCGCGAGCGCGAAGCCGCGGGCACCTCGGACGCGGACTCCTCCCGCGGGGCCTGACCACGACGTCACCTCGACCCCGGACGGCAGGCCGCCCGCCGCGGGGTGTCAGCGAGGTCGGGACGAT
This region of Saccharopolyspora hordei genomic DNA includes:
- a CDS encoding SURF1 family cytochrome oxidase biogenesis protein; protein product: MRLKFLLRPGWLGLIALVAVFTTLCFTLLAPWQFSRNDETQARNDAIAASLNAPPRPLAEVLPAGRAPDQRTEWSKVLLHGRYLPEGETLGWQRTVLGEPAFEVLTPFRLDDGSTVLVNRGYVRPVEGVRAPAYDAPPAGEVTVTARVRADETDSKHRPLFEHDGHRWAYAINSETISQGTGLDLRPGYFALVEGQPGELGALPLPRLESGPYFSYALQWIAFGIMAIIAVAYLIYTELRPGARPAWRQGEAGTAGGTDEPVRRKKKMSVAEAIAEEERREREEAERREREEAERREREEAERREREAAGTSDADSSRGA
- a CDS encoding Nif3-like dinuclear metal center hexameric protein; translated protein: MAVRIRDVVEALEAAYPTDLAESWDAVGLVCGDPEALVQRVLFCVDPVEATVDEAVDFGAQLLVSHHPLLLRGVHGVPADDPKGRVVHRLIRSGIGLYCAHTNADSAVPGVSDALAGALGLTVDRPLAPHAEGASTGLGRIGELPEAEPFRDFVARVAQSLPTTAWGVRGAGEPERPIRTVAVCGGAGDSFLATAAAAGVDAYVTADLRHHPAGEHVARADVPGTEVPALVDVAHWASEWPWCQQAADIVAAALPDTVEVLVSTRRTDPWTLHAGAASDPGRALA
- a CDS encoding cold-shock protein, whose amino-acid sequence is MTQGTVKWFNSEKGFGFIAPDGGGPDVFVHYSAIDSGGFRTLEENQQVTYDVTQGPKGLQAASVRTV
- a CDS encoding DUF7581 domain-containing protein produces the protein MKADPAVQRRLLDLAEADAELNRVQHRRRSLPELEQIGEAEREVRAKRDELVVAETAFNDIEREIKRLENEVEQVRKREQRDRDLMASGASAKQLEDLEHELETLARRQGILEDEQLEVMEQREALEMNVTKSREALSEAERRLAEVQERRDQALADLEVAHTRTQGERDRIVAELPEGLVALYERIRAKGGIAAGLLQGSRCGACRIELDRTALIEVRDAAADDVVRCEECGAILVRTGENR
- a CDS encoding low molecular weight protein-tyrosine-phosphatase codes for the protein MHISFICSGNICRSPMAALVFRERLRREGLDGQVEVSSAGTGPWHVGEPADPRTAKVLADNGYPTEHVAAQIDDHHLGADLLLAMDAGHLRAVRRLVDDPSKVRLMRSFDPGAEEGAEVPDPYYGGPRGFDDVLAMVEAAMPGLVDWVRERV
- the cobC gene encoding Rv2231c family pyridoxal phosphate-dependent protein CobC — encoded protein: MSSEHDQDPLRHHGDVDAESGLLDFAVNVRLDRPPAWLRQRLAAALDDLGRYPSAADDAAARAAAAARHGRDADEVLLLAGAAEGFSLLPSLRPRLAALVHPSFTEPEVALRTAGVAVTRVQLDPADGYRLDAEAVPEQADLVVLGNPTNPTSVLHPAAEVERLLRPGRVVVVDEAFADTVPGEPESLAGRRDPGLLVLRSLTKMWGLPGLRAGYALGTPELLARLARTRPHWPIGSLVLEAVRACCEPGALAESERAAAEFTAHRDGLVAELTALPGVEVVLPARAPFLLLRVDGGERVRAELRERGVAVRRGDTFPGLGADHLRVAVRDPEHNALLVKAFRDVLGRG
- a CDS encoding fructosamine kinase family protein, whose product is MTAVREEARSAVASLTSREPVEVRQLGGGDTAAAFAVRLDDGAVVFAKTAPPSMPGAIEAEAASLAWLAEPGTVAVPAVLGHSDRWLVTEHVEAAVPTAAAAEELGRGLARLHAAGAPAFGAAPPGGPADAWIGLAPMRNETAADWPTFYAEHRVEPYLRRAVDSGALSAADGAVVSQVCADLDRLAGPVEPPARLHGDLWSGNVHWGADRAWLIDPAAHGGHRETDLAMLHLFGCPHLDRIVAAYQEVHPLADGWRDRIALHQLFPLLVHAVLFGGGYGAQAARAARAALRAG